Proteins from one Mycolicibacter virginiensis genomic window:
- a CDS encoding MmpS family transport accessory protein, which translates to MSSRAPRRSLLARTWMPLVAVIALGLGVLGMWKVHQMSAPGPVLTVNPPQAAEKFNPKKLTYEVFGSVGAGALLSYVDIDGHPHTVELGTLPWTHEETTMLTVVSGSISAQVRGDYVGCRILVDDVIRDERTNAHPNADISCRVKSA; encoded by the coding sequence ATGAGCTCCCGTGCACCGCGGCGGTCACTGCTGGCACGCACCTGGATGCCGTTGGTCGCGGTCATCGCGCTCGGCTTAGGCGTGCTGGGCATGTGGAAGGTTCACCAGATGTCGGCACCGGGGCCGGTGCTGACCGTCAATCCGCCCCAGGCGGCAGAGAAGTTCAACCCGAAGAAGCTCACCTACGAGGTGTTCGGCTCCGTCGGCGCGGGCGCCTTGCTGTCCTACGTCGACATCGACGGGCACCCGCACACGGTCGAGCTGGGCACCCTGCCGTGGACTCATGAGGAGACGACGATGCTCACGGTGGTGTCCGGCAGTATCTCGGCGCAGGTGCGCGGCGACTATGTCGGTTGCCGGATCCTGGTCGACGACGTGATTCGCGACGAGCGCACCAATGCCCACCCCAACGCCGACATCAGTTGCCGGGTGAAGTCCGCATGA
- the cydC gene encoding thiol reductant ABC exporter subunit CydC produces MRRPDPLWEALELLRPRLPRLLLAGLLGTLSLCSALALAAISAWLITRAWQMPPVLDLSIAVVAVRTFAISRGVLHYCERLVSHDAALRAAGSARGGLYRRLAHGPVQAAVRLPSGELVARVGADVDELADVLVRALLPIAVAMVLGVVATAVIAAISPVAAAVLAACLLVAGAVAPWLAARAAAAQEHTARDHLAERDVAAMEALDHAPELRIAGLLPAVIGESQHRQRAWATALDGAAKPAAIAAALPTAAIGVSVLGAVVTGIGLADAVAPTTLAVLMLLPLSAFEATTALPGAAVAWTRARIAARRLLDLAPAAPVAANTPTVHPADSTRTPALHAEGRSGYREDQCVQVQLDLAPGDRLAITGPSGAGKTTLLMTLAGLLAPLAGRVSLDGTALQELSEADLRLAISFFAEDAHIFATTVRDNLLVARGDCGDDELSATLGRVGLGPWLARLPDGLATVLAGGAEAVSAGQRRRLLLARALLSPARIVLLDEPTEHLHAADADELLRDVLAVPGLFGADRTVVVATHHLPNDGAAPGFAALAIPADPLAETRSARLRRACDPR; encoded by the coding sequence ATGCGCCGGCCTGATCCGCTGTGGGAAGCCCTCGAGCTACTGCGGCCGCGCCTGCCCCGGCTGCTGTTGGCCGGCCTGCTCGGGACATTGTCGCTGTGCAGCGCGCTCGCGTTGGCCGCGATCTCCGCCTGGCTGATCACTCGGGCCTGGCAGATGCCGCCGGTACTGGACCTGTCGATCGCCGTGGTGGCGGTACGCACGTTTGCGATCTCGCGCGGCGTGCTGCACTACTGCGAGCGGCTGGTAAGCCACGACGCAGCGCTGCGGGCCGCAGGCAGTGCCCGCGGCGGACTCTACCGGCGACTGGCCCACGGACCGGTGCAGGCCGCAGTGCGGTTGCCCAGTGGTGAGTTGGTGGCGCGGGTGGGCGCCGATGTCGACGAACTGGCCGACGTCCTGGTACGTGCGCTGCTGCCGATCGCGGTCGCCATGGTGCTGGGCGTGGTCGCCACCGCGGTGATCGCGGCGATCTCGCCGGTGGCAGCGGCGGTCCTGGCCGCCTGCCTGCTGGTCGCCGGTGCGGTGGCGCCGTGGCTGGCCGCGCGGGCCGCCGCGGCCCAGGAACACACGGCCCGCGACCACCTCGCCGAGCGTGACGTCGCGGCGATGGAGGCGCTCGACCACGCCCCCGAGCTGCGAATCGCCGGGCTGCTGCCCGCCGTCATCGGTGAGTCCCAACACCGGCAGCGGGCGTGGGCCACGGCCCTGGACGGGGCCGCCAAACCGGCCGCGATCGCCGCCGCGCTGCCTACCGCCGCGATCGGGGTCAGTGTGCTGGGCGCGGTGGTGACAGGGATCGGGCTCGCCGATGCCGTGGCGCCCACCACCCTGGCCGTGCTCATGCTGTTGCCGCTGTCCGCGTTTGAGGCGACCACCGCCCTGCCCGGGGCCGCCGTCGCGTGGACCCGCGCACGGATCGCGGCACGGCGGCTGCTCGACCTGGCACCGGCAGCCCCCGTGGCTGCGAACACGCCGACGGTCCACCCGGCGGATTCAACCCGTACGCCGGCACTGCACGCCGAGGGGCGTTCCGGATATCGAGAAGATCAGTGCGTCCAGGTGCAGCTTGATCTGGCTCCCGGAGACCGGCTGGCGATCACCGGTCCCAGCGGGGCCGGCAAGACCACGCTGCTGATGACCCTGGCCGGTCTGCTGGCACCGCTGGCCGGTCGCGTTTCCCTAGACGGGACCGCACTGCAGGAGCTATCCGAAGCCGACCTGCGATTGGCGATCAGCTTTTTTGCCGAGGACGCGCATATCTTCGCGACCACAGTTCGCGACAACCTGCTGGTGGCTCGGGGCGATTGCGGCGACGACGAACTGTCCGCCACCTTGGGCCGGGTGGGACTCGGGCCCTGGCTGGCCCGCCTGCCCGACGGTCTGGCAACCGTGCTGGCCGGCGGCGCCGAGGCAGTGTCGGCAGGTCAGCGGCGGCGCCTGTTGCTGGCTCGGGCCCTGCTCTCGCCAGCCCGGATCGTGCTCCTCGACGAACCCACCGAGCACCTGCACGCCGCCGACGCGGACGAACTCCTGCGCGACGTCTTGGCCGTGCCCGGGCTGTTCGGAGCCGACCGGACCGTTGTGGTGGCCACCCACCACCTGCCGAATGACGGCGCAGCGCCCGGCTTCGCCGCGCTTGCGATCCCCGCTGACCCGCTGGCGGAGACCCGCAGCGCCCGGCTTCGCCGCGCTTGCGATCCCCGCTGA
- a CDS encoding RND family transporter, translated as MSQHRAARPLVARLVRMLSIPIIVFWALLAVVTNTFVPQVERVAEELAGPMVPSYAPSQAAMLAIGEKFQESDSTSMTMLVLEADRLLGEQDHRYYDALVRTLQADTEHVQYVMDTWGKPITAAGAQSVDGKAAYVLLRLAGDIGQLQANDSVAAVRHTVAASDPPPGLTVYVSGAAPLAADTVAIANSSLNNITIATIFLIIFMLLLVYRSYITMLVPLFGVLILMLAAKGVIATLGHFGYIQLSSFAVNLVVALTLGAGTDYGIFLMGRYHEARLNGESREDAFYTAYRGVSHVILGSGLTIAGAAFCLSFARLNYFNTMGPAVALSMVLTVTGALTLGPAILSVGSLIGLFDPRQQVKARLYRRIATSVVRWPKPILTASVAAVAAGAIFVPTYVVSFDDRSYQPHDSAANIGFAAADRHFPQSKLFSEMLMIESDHDMRNSADFISLDRVAKALIRLPGVAMVQSITRPMGRALEHASLPYLFTTQGSGNGQQLPFTREQNANTERQAQIMAHSVVVLQSTIALTQKLADELHSTVLTMEEMQAVTEQMDEQISNLDDFMRPIRSYFYWEPHCFDIPVCWAFRSLWDMMDSVDKLAANIKDAVSHLEVVDTLLPQMVAQLNKMADDQIALQALIVNTYGPTSIQADNTDQTYGDMINVGNDFDASGSDDFFYMPRPAFDNADVKTGMQLMMSPDGKAARFIVTHEGNAMGPEGVEHVERFPEAIKVALKETSLAGAKIYIGGSGSNNKDIQQYSRSDLLIAAIAAFVLIFLIMLVITRSLVAALVIPGTVAFSYAGAFGLSVLIWQHLIGLHLHWLILPLTFIILVAVGSDYNLLLIARLKEELGAGLNTGLIRALGSTGGVVTSAGLVFAFTMLAMLASDLRTIGQLGSTVCIGLLLDTLIVRSFIVPSLVRIYGPWFWWPTIVRKRPLRQRPRVTTSV; from the coding sequence ATGAGCCAGCATCGCGCGGCCCGCCCACTGGTGGCCCGGCTGGTCCGCATGCTGTCCATTCCGATCATCGTGTTCTGGGCATTGTTGGCGGTGGTGACCAATACCTTTGTGCCGCAGGTGGAGAGGGTCGCCGAGGAACTCGCCGGCCCGATGGTCCCCAGCTATGCCCCATCCCAGGCCGCGATGCTGGCGATCGGGGAGAAGTTCCAGGAGTCCGACTCGACGAGCATGACGATGCTGGTGCTGGAAGCCGATCGTCTACTGGGGGAGCAGGACCACCGCTACTACGACGCTCTGGTGCGCACGCTGCAGGCCGACACCGAACACGTCCAGTACGTGATGGACACCTGGGGGAAGCCGATCACCGCGGCCGGGGCCCAGAGCGTCGACGGCAAGGCCGCCTACGTGCTGCTGCGGCTGGCCGGCGACATCGGGCAGTTGCAAGCCAACGACTCCGTGGCCGCAGTGCGGCACACGGTCGCCGCCTCCGACCCGCCGCCGGGGCTGACCGTCTACGTCAGCGGTGCGGCACCGCTGGCCGCCGACACCGTCGCGATCGCGAATTCGAGCCTGAACAACATCACGATCGCGACGATCTTCCTCATCATCTTCATGCTGCTGCTGGTCTACCGGTCCTACATCACCATGCTGGTGCCGCTGTTCGGCGTGCTGATCCTGATGCTGGCGGCCAAGGGGGTCATCGCGACCCTCGGCCACTTCGGCTACATCCAGCTGTCGTCGTTCGCGGTGAACTTGGTCGTTGCCCTGACCCTGGGCGCGGGAACCGATTACGGCATCTTCTTGATGGGCCGCTACCACGAGGCGCGGCTGAACGGCGAGAGCCGTGAAGACGCGTTCTACACGGCGTATCGCGGGGTGTCGCACGTGATCCTGGGTTCCGGGCTCACGATCGCCGGCGCGGCGTTCTGCCTGAGTTTCGCCCGCTTGAACTACTTCAACACGATGGGGCCCGCGGTGGCGCTCAGCATGGTGCTGACGGTCACCGGCGCGTTGACGCTCGGACCGGCGATTCTGAGTGTGGGCAGCCTGATCGGGCTGTTCGATCCTCGCCAGCAGGTCAAGGCACGGCTGTACCGCCGAATCGCCACCAGCGTGGTCCGGTGGCCCAAGCCCATCCTGACGGCCAGCGTCGCCGCGGTGGCTGCGGGGGCGATCTTCGTGCCGACCTATGTGGTCAGCTTCGACGACCGCAGCTACCAGCCGCACGACTCGGCGGCCAACATCGGGTTCGCGGCCGCCGACCGGCATTTCCCGCAAAGCAAACTATTCTCCGAGATGCTGATGATCGAGTCGGATCACGACATGCGCAACTCGGCGGACTTCATCTCCTTGGACCGGGTGGCCAAGGCGCTCATCCGGCTTCCCGGCGTCGCGATGGTGCAGAGCATCACCCGGCCCATGGGGCGCGCACTGGAGCACGCGTCGCTGCCCTACCTGTTCACCACCCAGGGCAGCGGGAATGGCCAGCAACTGCCGTTCACCCGGGAGCAGAACGCCAACACCGAACGGCAGGCGCAGATCATGGCGCATTCGGTGGTGGTGCTGCAGAGCACGATCGCGTTGACGCAGAAACTGGCCGACGAACTGCATTCCACAGTGCTCACCATGGAGGAGATGCAGGCCGTCACCGAGCAGATGGACGAGCAGATCTCCAACCTCGATGACTTCATGAGGCCCATCCGAAGCTATTTCTATTGGGAACCACACTGTTTCGATATCCCGGTCTGCTGGGCGTTTCGGTCACTGTGGGACATGATGGACAGCGTCGACAAACTGGCGGCGAACATCAAAGACGCGGTATCGCATCTGGAGGTCGTCGATACGCTGCTGCCGCAGATGGTCGCGCAACTGAACAAGATGGCCGACGACCAGATCGCGTTGCAGGCTCTGATCGTGAACACTTACGGCCCCACGAGCATTCAGGCGGACAACACCGATCAAACGTACGGCGACATGATCAATGTCGGCAACGACTTCGACGCCTCCGGAAGCGACGACTTCTTCTACATGCCCCGCCCGGCGTTCGACAACGCGGACGTCAAAACCGGGATGCAGCTGATGATGTCCCCGGACGGCAAGGCCGCTCGGTTCATCGTCACCCACGAAGGAAACGCGATGGGTCCCGAGGGCGTCGAGCACGTGGAGCGGTTCCCCGAGGCGATCAAGGTCGCCTTGAAGGAGACCTCGCTGGCCGGCGCGAAGATCTATATCGGTGGCTCGGGCTCGAACAACAAAGACATTCAGCAGTACTCACGGTCGGATCTGCTGATCGCCGCGATCGCCGCCTTCGTCTTGATCTTCCTGATCATGCTGGTGATCACTCGAAGCCTGGTGGCGGCGTTGGTGATTCCCGGAACCGTCGCGTTCTCTTATGCCGGAGCGTTCGGACTGTCGGTATTGATCTGGCAGCATCTGATCGGGCTGCATCTGCATTGGCTGATTCTGCCGCTGACGTTCATCATCCTGGTGGCGGTCGGCTCGGACTACAACCTGCTGCTGATCGCCCGGCTCAAAGAGGAACTCGGTGCCGGACTCAACACCGGCCTGATCCGGGCGCTGGGCAGCACTGGTGGCGTGGTGACATCGGCGGGCCTGGTATTCGCGTTCACCATGCTGGCGATGCTCGCCAGCGATCTGCGGACCATCGGACAGCTGGGATCGACGGTGTGTATCGGTCTGCTGCTCGACACGCTGATCGTGCGGTCGTTCATCGTGCCGTCACTGGTGCGGATATACGGGCCGTGGTTCTGGTGGCCGACGATCGTGCGGAAGCGGCCACTGCGGCAGCGGCCGCGGGTGACTACGTCGGTGTGA
- a CDS encoding cytochrome ubiquinol oxidase subunit I: protein MDVVDVSRWQFGITTVYHFIFVPLTIGLAPLVAVMQTVWVLTDNVAWYRLTKFFGKLFLINFALGVATGIVQEFQFGMNWSEYSRFVGDVFGAPLAMEGLAAFFFESTFIGLWIFGWSRLPRVVHLLCIWVVAIATNVSAFFIIAANSFMQHPVGAHFNPETKRAELDSIMALFTNNTAQAALSHAVAGAFLTAGTFVAAVSAWWMVRSRAGGAPQGADSDAATMYRPATILGCWVALVAAVGLFFTGDIQGKLMFVQQPMKMASAESLCDTATDPSFSVLTVGRQNNCDHLTRVIEVPYVLPFLAEGRFNGVRLDGVRDIQQHFEQKFGPGDYRPNLFVTYWSFRAMIGLLLLPVLFAMVALWLTRRGQIPQQRWFSWLALLTIPTPFLANSAGWVFTEMGRQPWVVAPNPTGDPNVRLTVAQGVSGNSVGVVVTSLVMFTLVYALLAVIWFWLIRRYVAEGPLEHDAEPAPPAPPAENEVAPLSFAY, encoded by the coding sequence ATGGATGTTGTCGACGTATCGCGGTGGCAGTTCGGGATCACCACCGTCTATCACTTCATATTTGTGCCGCTGACCATCGGTTTGGCCCCGCTGGTCGCGGTCATGCAGACGGTGTGGGTGCTCACCGACAACGTGGCCTGGTATCGGCTGACGAAGTTCTTCGGCAAGCTGTTCTTGATCAACTTCGCCCTGGGAGTTGCCACCGGGATCGTGCAGGAATTCCAGTTCGGAATGAACTGGAGCGAATACTCACGGTTCGTCGGCGACGTGTTCGGTGCACCGCTGGCGATGGAAGGACTGGCCGCCTTCTTCTTCGAGTCCACCTTCATCGGCCTGTGGATCTTCGGCTGGAGCCGACTGCCGCGGGTGGTGCACCTGCTGTGTATCTGGGTGGTCGCGATCGCCACCAACGTGTCGGCGTTCTTCATCATCGCCGCCAACTCGTTCATGCAGCACCCGGTCGGCGCTCACTTCAATCCGGAGACCAAGCGTGCCGAATTGGACAGCATCATGGCGCTGTTCACCAACAACACCGCCCAGGCCGCGCTGTCGCACGCGGTCGCCGGCGCATTCTTGACGGCCGGGACGTTCGTCGCCGCGGTAAGCGCCTGGTGGATGGTCCGGTCCCGTGCCGGCGGCGCCCCGCAGGGCGCCGACAGTGACGCGGCAACCATGTACCGGCCGGCGACCATTCTTGGATGTTGGGTCGCGCTGGTCGCCGCGGTTGGGCTGTTCTTCACCGGCGACATCCAAGGCAAGCTGATGTTCGTCCAGCAACCGATGAAGATGGCGTCAGCGGAATCGTTGTGCGACACCGCCACCGACCCCAGCTTCTCGGTTCTGACCGTCGGGCGGCAGAACAACTGCGACCATCTGACCCGGGTGATCGAAGTGCCCTATGTCTTGCCGTTCCTGGCCGAGGGCCGATTCAACGGCGTTCGGCTCGACGGGGTCCGCGACATCCAGCAGCACTTCGAGCAGAAGTTCGGCCCCGGCGACTACCGGCCAAACCTGTTCGTCACGTACTGGTCGTTCCGCGCGATGATCGGGCTCCTGCTGTTGCCGGTGCTGTTCGCGATGGTCGCGTTGTGGCTGACGCGCCGCGGGCAGATCCCCCAGCAACGCTGGTTCTCCTGGTTGGCGCTGCTGACCATCCCTACCCCGTTCCTGGCCAACAGTGCCGGCTGGGTCTTCACCGAAATGGGCCGTCAGCCTTGGGTTGTCGCCCCCAACCCGACCGGGGACCCGAATGTGCGACTGACCGTCGCCCAAGGTGTGTCGGGGAACAGCGTGGGTGTGGTGGTCACCTCGCTGGTGATGTTCACCCTGGTTTATGCGCTGCTCGCGGTGATCTGGTTCTGGTTGATCAGACGCTATGTGGCCGAGGGACCACTGGAGCACGACGCCGAACCCGCGCCGCCGGCACCGCCCGCCGAGAACGAAGTGGCGCCACTGTCGTTCGCCTACTGA
- the cydB gene encoding cytochrome d ubiquinol oxidase subunit II, whose protein sequence is MDLQQVWFVLVAVLFLGFFVLEGFDFGVGMLMAPFGRVSTQDPEAHRRTALNTIGPVWDGNEVWLITAGGAMFAAFPGWYATVFSTLYLPLLAILFGMIVRAVAIEWRGKVDDPKWRAWADLGIAAGSWLPAILWGVAFAVLVRGLPVDADHHVRLAFSDVINAYTLLGGLATGGLFLFYGAVFTALKTAGTIRDDAHRFATRLALPVTALVGGFGLWTQLAYGTGWTWLVLGVAVVAQLAAVTLVWRRVSDGWAFACSAVVVAAVVILLFGALYPALLPSTLDPQWSLTIYNASSTPYTLKIMTWAAVIFAPLAMVYQGWTYWVFRQRISADQIPPSIGLARQQS, encoded by the coding sequence ATGGACCTACAACAGGTGTGGTTCGTACTGGTCGCGGTGCTGTTTCTCGGATTCTTCGTCTTGGAGGGCTTCGACTTCGGGGTGGGGATGCTGATGGCGCCGTTCGGGCGGGTGAGCACCCAGGACCCCGAAGCCCACCGTCGGACCGCGCTGAACACCATCGGCCCGGTCTGGGACGGCAACGAGGTCTGGTTGATCACCGCCGGCGGTGCGATGTTCGCCGCGTTCCCGGGCTGGTATGCCACGGTGTTCTCGACGCTGTACCTGCCGCTGCTGGCAATCCTGTTCGGCATGATCGTGCGCGCCGTCGCGATCGAGTGGCGCGGCAAGGTCGATGACCCGAAGTGGCGCGCCTGGGCCGACCTCGGGATCGCCGCCGGTTCCTGGCTGCCGGCGATTCTGTGGGGCGTGGCGTTCGCGGTCCTGGTCCGTGGCCTGCCGGTGGACGCCGATCACCATGTCCGCCTGGCCTTCAGCGACGTGATCAACGCCTACACCCTGCTGGGGGGTCTGGCCACCGGCGGACTGTTCCTGTTTTATGGCGCGGTCTTCACCGCGTTGAAAACGGCCGGGACGATCCGAGACGATGCGCACCGCTTCGCGACCAGGCTGGCGCTGCCGGTGACCGCGCTGGTCGGCGGCTTCGGGTTGTGGACACAACTCGCCTACGGCACCGGCTGGACGTGGCTGGTGCTGGGCGTCGCGGTGGTCGCGCAGCTGGCCGCGGTGACGCTGGTGTGGCGCCGGGTGTCCGACGGCTGGGCTTTCGCCTGTAGCGCGGTGGTCGTCGCAGCGGTGGTCATCTTGTTGTTCGGCGCCCTGTACCCGGCGCTGCTGCCCTCCACGCTGGATCCGCAGTGGAGCCTGACGATCTACAACGCGTCGTCGACGCCGTACACGTTGAAGATCATGACCTGGGCCGCGGTGATCTTCGCTCCGCTGGCGATGGTGTACCAGGGTTGGACGTATTGGGTGTTCCGGCAACGGATCTCAGCGGATCAGATTCCGCCGTCCATCGGGTTGGCGAGGCAGCAGTCCTGA
- a CDS encoding fused (3R)-hydroxyacyl-ACP dehydratase subunits HadA/HadB, with protein MTTAETSALESRVGHYYQMDGTYLVGREKVREYARAVQDYHPAHWDVAAAAEMGYSGLVAPLTFTSTPGMACNRRMFESVVVGYDTYMQTEEVFEQHRPIVDGDELTIDVELTSVRRIAGRDLITVTNTFTDTAGEVVHTLHTTVVGVTAEDIGPEVKTAVQRAMMHDVNILDVGESAARYEKTVRPAGEIRISEGGLTRTPATPSFDDVKVGDALPVHHTRLSRGDLVNYAGVAGDANPIHWDEEIAKLAGLPDVIAHGMLTMGLGAGFASSWTGDPGAVTRYAVRLSAPAIVSAKEGADIEFSGRIKSLDAATRSGIILVAAKSENRKIFGLATMNVRFR; from the coding sequence ATGACCACAGCAGAGACGTCGGCGCTGGAATCGCGGGTCGGCCACTACTACCAGATGGACGGCACTTACCTGGTGGGCCGGGAGAAGGTTCGCGAGTACGCGCGCGCCGTGCAGGACTATCACCCCGCACACTGGGACGTCGCCGCCGCTGCGGAAATGGGCTACTCGGGTCTGGTGGCGCCATTGACGTTCACCTCGACTCCGGGCATGGCGTGCAACCGACGCATGTTCGAATCCGTCGTCGTGGGCTACGACACCTACATGCAGACCGAAGAGGTCTTCGAGCAGCACCGCCCGATCGTCGACGGCGACGAACTGACCATCGACGTAGAGCTGACCTCGGTGCGCCGGATCGCCGGCCGCGACCTGATCACCGTCACCAACACCTTCACCGACACGGCGGGCGAAGTGGTGCACACCCTGCACACCACCGTCGTCGGCGTCACCGCCGAGGACATCGGCCCGGAGGTCAAGACGGCGGTGCAGCGCGCGATGATGCACGACGTCAACATCCTTGACGTCGGCGAATCGGCCGCCCGCTACGAAAAGACGGTGCGGCCCGCCGGCGAAATCCGGATCTCCGAGGGTGGCCTGACCCGCACCCCAGCGACACCGTCCTTCGACGACGTGAAGGTCGGCGACGCACTGCCGGTGCATCACACCCGGCTGTCCCGGGGCGACCTGGTGAACTATGCCGGCGTGGCCGGCGACGCCAACCCCATCCACTGGGACGAGGAGATCGCCAAGCTGGCCGGCCTCCCCGATGTGATTGCGCACGGCATGCTCACCATGGGTCTGGGCGCGGGCTTCGCCTCCTCCTGGACCGGTGACCCGGGCGCCGTCACCCGCTACGCCGTTCGACTCTCCGCGCCCGCGATCGTGTCCGCCAAGGAAGGCGCCGACATCGAATTCAGTGGCCGGATCAAGTCGCTGGACGCGGCGACGCGCAGCGGTATCATCTTGGTCGCCGCGAAATCCGAAAACCGGAAGATCTTCGGCCTCGCGACCATGAACGTCCGCTTCCGCTGA
- a CDS encoding TetR/AcrR family transcriptional regulator gives MDADDRTLTGSQARTRAAILEATASVLARDRTATLPEIAAAAQVARSTLHRYFADRERLIYETTLDSVRIISDILATAATAEGPAVEAMRRVITTLVPEGDRIVFLFADPAVLRDIPAEHLPNSAPILELIARGQEEGVFDPGLSTEWIRIALFGMMVKACSDAAHGLISRHSIVPTLTRIFERGVTAPF, from the coding sequence ATGGACGCCGATGACCGGACGCTGACCGGGTCGCAAGCACGCACACGGGCGGCGATCCTCGAGGCGACGGCGTCGGTGCTCGCCCGCGACCGCACCGCCACGTTGCCCGAGATCGCTGCGGCCGCCCAGGTCGCTCGCTCGACCCTGCACCGCTATTTCGCCGACCGGGAGCGGCTGATCTACGAAACCACTCTGGATTCGGTCCGCATCATCAGCGACATCCTCGCGACGGCAGCGACAGCAGAGGGCCCGGCCGTCGAGGCGATGCGGCGGGTGATCACCACCCTGGTACCCGAAGGCGATCGGATCGTGTTCCTGTTCGCTGACCCCGCGGTACTGCGCGATATCCCCGCCGAGCATCTGCCGAACTCCGCGCCGATCCTTGAACTCATCGCGCGCGGCCAAGAAGAAGGCGTCTTCGACCCCGGCCTCAGCACGGAATGGATCCGGATCGCGTTGTTCGGGATGATGGTCAAAGCCTGCAGCGACGCAGCACACGGCCTCATCTCCCGCCACAGCATCGTCCCGACACTCACGCGAATCTTCGAGCGCGGCGTGACCGCCCCGTTTTAG
- the cydD gene encoding thiol reductant ABC exporter subunit CydD produces MRRFLLAMVGCGVVISACAIGSAIVLADIVSGVITEPSTRSVAHWSPLLATLALLWTVRTLAHWLQARLGQRGASAVIADLSGQVLAAVTARSPRRLAAERDAAATVVTRGLDGLRPYFTAYLPALLLAAILTPVTVLVIALYDRRAAVLVMITLPLIPVFMVLIGLATADRSAAALAAMTTLQARLLDLIAGIPTLRALGRAAGPERRIAELSDAQRRSTMATLRIAFLSALVLELLATLSVAVVAVSIGLRLVFGEMSLTAGLTVLLLVPDVYWPLRRIGVEFHAAEDGRAAVERAFALIGESPRPAPGSRTVSARGARILLDSLCVAGRDGDAPAGLTALIEPGQVTVLTGANGAGKSTALTAVAGLTEPNSGRITVAGVDIADLDLSAWWAQLFWLPQRPALIPGTVAQNLALFGELADADGACAAAGFDEVIAGLPDGLHTVLGRGGVGLSLGQRQRLGLARALGSTAPVLLLDEPTAHLDAATEQRVLAALVRRARGGATVVVVGHRAPVLAIGDRVITVHSEGVVDHAPA; encoded by the coding sequence GTGCGCCGCTTCCTGCTGGCTATGGTGGGCTGCGGAGTGGTTATTTCGGCCTGTGCAATCGGGTCCGCAATCGTGTTGGCCGACATCGTGTCTGGAGTGATCACCGAACCGTCGACTCGAAGCGTCGCGCATTGGTCACCGCTGCTGGCCACACTTGCGCTGTTGTGGACGGTGCGCACCCTGGCGCATTGGTTGCAGGCTCGCCTTGGCCAGCGCGGAGCCAGCGCGGTGATCGCCGACCTGAGCGGGCAGGTGCTGGCCGCTGTCACCGCACGCTCCCCTCGCCGGCTGGCTGCCGAACGAGACGCCGCCGCAACGGTGGTCACCCGGGGATTGGACGGCCTGCGACCCTATTTCACCGCTTACCTGCCCGCATTGTTGCTGGCGGCGATTCTGACCCCGGTGACCGTGCTGGTGATCGCCCTCTACGACCGACGCGCGGCGGTGCTCGTCATGATCACGCTGCCGCTGATCCCAGTGTTCATGGTGTTGATCGGCCTGGCCACCGCGGATCGCTCGGCGGCGGCGTTGGCAGCCATGACGACATTGCAGGCACGGCTGCTGGATCTGATCGCCGGCATCCCGACCCTGCGCGCCCTCGGGCGGGCGGCCGGGCCGGAGCGGCGCATCGCCGAACTGTCCGACGCGCAGCGGCGGTCGACGATGGCCACCCTGCGGATCGCGTTCCTGTCGGCACTGGTGCTCGAACTGCTGGCCACGCTGAGCGTGGCGGTGGTGGCCGTCAGCATCGGTCTGCGACTGGTGTTCGGCGAGATGAGCCTGACTGCCGGCCTGACGGTGTTGCTGCTGGTTCCCGACGTGTATTGGCCCCTGCGCCGGATCGGGGTGGAGTTTCACGCCGCCGAGGATGGGCGTGCCGCCGTCGAGAGGGCCTTTGCGCTGATCGGCGAATCACCTCGCCCGGCGCCGGGTAGCCGCACGGTATCCGCACGTGGCGCGCGGATTCTCCTCGATTCGCTCTGCGTGGCCGGCCGAGACGGCGATGCGCCGGCCGGCCTGACCGCGCTGATCGAACCCGGCCAAGTCACGGTGCTGACCGGAGCCAACGGGGCCGGCAAAAGCACCGCGCTCACCGCTGTCGCCGGCCTCACCGAACCCAACTCTGGGCGCATCACGGTGGCCGGTGTCGACATCGCCGACCTGGACCTGTCGGCGTGGTGGGCCCAATTGTTTTGGCTGCCACAGCGGCCGGCGCTGATCCCGGGCACGGTGGCGCAGAACCTGGCGTTGTTCGGCGAACTTGCCGACGCCGACGGGGCTTGCGCGGCAGCCGGATTCGACGAGGTGATTGCGGGACTTCCCGACGGGCTGCACACCGTGTTGGGTCGCGGCGGTGTCGGTTTGTCATTGGGGCAGCGGCAGCGGCTGGGGTTGGCGCGAGCGCTGGGGTCCACGGCCCCGGTGCTGTTGCTCGACGAGCCGACGGCCCACCTAGATGCCGCAACCGAGCAACGGGTCCTGGCCGCGCTGGTGCGACGCGCTCGCGGTGGCGCAACCGTAGTGGTGGTGGGCCACCGCGCGCCGGTGCTGGCGATCGGCGATCGAGTCATAACCGTGCACAGTGAGGGGGTCGTCGACCATGCGCCGGCCTGA